The following are encoded together in the Candidatus Methanoperedens sp. genome:
- a CDS encoding thermosome subunit, giving the protein MQGQTGGQPIIILKQGTEETRGDEAKRSNIIAARAVAEAVRTTLGPKGLDKMITDPAGLVIITNDGATILDEMKIKHPAAKLVAEVAKTQDDEVGDGTTTAAVLTGEFLKGAQELMEIGVHPTTIIHGYNLASHKSKEILSDVAVHSTDEHLKKIAETALTGKGVEFSREKLANLVVTAVKSIVKTENGKKTVNIKDISIERRGEGSVEDSELIEGIILDKTKTHQSMPSRIENAKIAILATPIEVRKTETKSEISIESIGQTRMFLEQEENLVRAAADKVIKSGANVVFCQKGVDDMARYFLAKAGIFVSHRIKKNDLIKLSRATGGKIITSLDEIKPNTLGEAGLVEEKMVGNGEMIFITGCKNPDTNSILLRGGSEHVVTSLARAMHDALRVVGVAIEDEKILAGGGSPEIELALRLREYASTLEGREQLAVNKFALALEIIPKTLAENAGLDAIDMLVELRSSHEHGNKTVGLDVFEGKPVNMLDIGVIEPLRVKTQAISSATEAASMILRIDDVIASAKDANPKKKPDMSDLD; this is encoded by the coding sequence ATGCAAGGTCAAACCGGCGGACAGCCGATCATTATTTTAAAACAGGGAACAGAAGAAACAAGAGGAGACGAAGCAAAGAGAAGCAATATAATAGCAGCGCGCGCTGTGGCTGAAGCCGTGCGGACAACTCTTGGTCCAAAGGGATTGGATAAGATGATTACAGATCCTGCCGGACTTGTAATTATCACAAACGATGGCGCCACTATCCTTGATGAGATGAAAATAAAACATCCGGCCGCAAAACTTGTCGCTGAAGTTGCAAAGACACAGGATGATGAAGTCGGCGATGGTACGACAACAGCAGCGGTTTTGACAGGTGAATTCTTAAAAGGCGCCCAGGAGCTCATGGAAATAGGGGTTCATCCGACAACTATTATCCACGGGTACAATCTTGCATCCCACAAATCAAAAGAAATCCTCTCTGACGTAGCTGTTCATTCTACAGATGAACACCTGAAAAAAATAGCCGAGACTGCACTTACCGGAAAAGGCGTTGAATTCTCAAGAGAAAAATTAGCTAATCTTGTAGTAACGGCTGTAAAATCAATAGTAAAAACAGAAAATGGAAAGAAGACCGTTAATATAAAGGACATCTCTATTGAGCGCCGCGGGGAAGGTAGCGTTGAGGACAGCGAATTGATCGAAGGTATTATACTTGATAAGACAAAAACCCACCAGAGCATGCCTTCAAGAATAGAGAATGCAAAGATCGCGATCCTTGCCACACCGATTGAAGTCAGGAAGACTGAGACAAAATCCGAGATATCCATTGAATCCATAGGGCAGACCCGGATGTTCCTCGAACAGGAAGAAAATCTTGTAAGAGCTGCGGCTGATAAGGTAATAAAAAGCGGCGCTAATGTCGTTTTCTGTCAGAAAGGCGTTGATGACATGGCCAGGTATTTCCTTGCAAAAGCAGGTATTTTTGTATCCCACAGGATAAAAAAGAACGACCTTATAAAATTATCAAGAGCAACCGGAGGAAAGATCATTACAAGCCTTGATGAAATAAAACCCAATACTCTTGGGGAAGCAGGACTTGTTGAAGAGAAAATGGTAGGCAACGGAGAAATGATATTCATCACTGGCTGCAAGAATCCTGATACCAATTCAATATTGTTGCGCGGCGGCTCGGAGCATGTTGTGACAAGCCTCGCCAGGGCTATGCATGACGCCCTCAGGGTCGTTGGTGTAGCAATCGAAGATGAGAAAATACTCGCTGGCGGCGGTTCACCTGAGATAGAACTTGCACTTCGCCTCAGGGAATATGCTTCAACACTTGAAGGCAGGGAACAGCTTGCGGTCAATAAATTTGCCCTGGCGCTTGAGATAATACCCAAGACACTTGCCGAAAATGCGGGGCTTGATGCTATTGACATGCTTGTTGAGCTTCGAAGCTCGCATGAACATGGAAATAAAACCGTTGGCCTTGATGTATTTGAGGGTAAACCTGTAAATATGCTCGATATCGGGGTTATCGAACCGCTTCGTGTTAAGACCCAGGCGATAAGTTCGGCAACAGAAGCAGCTTCTATGATATTACGCATCGACGATGTGATAGCATCTGCAAAGGATGCAAACCCAAAGAAAAAACCTGATATGAGTGATCTGGATTAG
- a CDS encoding ester cyclase yields MVQQKSVEENLQLMKTLDDAWNSQDWETFKKRHAQDTVVYWPGQPEPTRGRKAHHDEAVEFFKTFPDNHLVNNPYKIFFGQGDYTCTVADFTGTMKGPMKGPDGKTILPTNKKFRLEFCTVAHWKDGEIVEERLFYDLVGMMKQIGLS; encoded by the coding sequence ATGGTACAACAAAAGAGTGTAGAGGAAAACCTACAACTGATGAAAACGTTAGATGACGCATGGAATTCCCAGGACTGGGAGACGTTCAAGAAACGTCATGCCCAGGATACTGTTGTGTACTGGCCCGGGCAGCCAGAGCCAACAAGAGGGAGAAAGGCGCATCACGATGAAGCGGTGGAATTTTTCAAGACGTTTCCTGATAACCACCTTGTGAACAACCCATATAAGATTTTTTTCGGCCAGGGCGACTATACGTGCACAGTAGCCGATTTTACAGGTACAATGAAGGGACCAATGAAGGGGCCTGACGGCAAAACGATCCTGCCCACGAACAAGAAATTCCGGCTTGAATTTTGCACGGTCGCCCACTGGAAGGACGGAGAGATCGTCGAGGAGAGACTCTTCTATGACCTTGTGGGAATGATGAAGCAGATTGGCCTGAGCTAA
- a CDS encoding DUF1614 domain-containing protein, with protein MSRIVYRRTTDFFIFLLLFILGVVFFLVTINLIGLAFTKLGFPPEYSILLLFFSLIGSHVNIPINVIKSQEPVISGGIVDFYGLRYILPLLEIEERQTIIAINLGGCVIPVLISIFLIPVVNPIDLVIGVFFMTVLIHMIARPVKGLGIAVPALIPPIMAAVLALIIAPQSAPVFAYISGTLGSLIGADLLNLKKIPYLGTPIASIGGAGTFDGIFLTGIISVLLA; from the coding sequence ATGTCACGTATCGTTTACAGAAGAACGACAGATTTCTTTATATTCCTATTATTATTTATCCTCGGAGTGGTTTTTTTCCTGGTTACAATCAACCTTATTGGTCTTGCTTTTACGAAACTCGGCTTTCCGCCGGAATATTCAATTCTCCTCTTATTCTTTTCATTGATTGGTAGCCATGTAAATATTCCCATCAATGTAATCAAGTCGCAGGAACCGGTAATTTCGGGTGGGATTGTTGATTTTTATGGATTGAGGTATATTCTTCCTCTTCTTGAGATAGAAGAACGGCAGACAATAATTGCAATTAACCTCGGAGGTTGTGTGATTCCAGTATTAATATCGATTTTTCTAATCCCGGTTGTAAACCCGATTGATCTGGTAATAGGGGTATTTTTTATGACTGTTCTTATACATATGATAGCAAGACCTGTGAAGGGGCTTGGGATAGCTGTTCCTGCACTGATACCTCCAATCATGGCAGCAGTTTTAGCCCTGATAATTGCGCCTCAAAGTGCGCCTGTATTTGCCTATATTTCAGGCACGCTCGGAAGTCTTATCGGTGCTGACCTTTTAAACTTGAAAAAGATACCATATCTTGGAACTCCAATAGCTTCGATCGGAGGAGCTGGAACTTTTGACGGAATATTCCTGACAGGTATAATTTCCGTGCTGTTGGCTTAG
- a CDS encoding NAD(P)/FAD-dependent oxidoreductase, with the protein MNNYKAYDAIVVGGGISGLMSALALGKKGNNILLLEKAGILGGNCRTYEPANCPGWRVDTGVHAITELIYGPLKQLKRYFDPGKFPAFRQHNDYYLRKKDGLEKFPSTLPGFLNMSALPAKDRMILAGDLLKTVVSRAVFGDRQKAVYDVISKHQLSKRTMQFVNALSYLLSGLSMEKTSVSRLVEGCGFSSGGKKGIIRRIAEMANLFYNSGYRSQGYPLGGIQSITDGVISSFPKNVIYHTEEEVRRIEQIEKGFCVSTPEADYFADKIIYSGEVKRLPGIIEMPAEWSQQVKELEQATAMTIWLGLKKPLREFNYNGSEVFCDVCDAEKELFYWLMPVPEIAPRNKGLVGVSTIIDPKKCHDSEEKLLNTIYSIVPAVEKNIEMMHTQIMAPEKASVSLNCFPSIKTPVKDLYVVGTDTDMRSMGITRAGYSVLEMLKSI; encoded by the coding sequence ATGAATAATTATAAAGCATATGATGCGATTGTTGTAGGTGGAGGAATTTCCGGCCTGATGTCTGCGCTGGCCCTGGGAAAGAAAGGAAACAATATCCTTCTTCTTGAAAAAGCAGGCATTCTTGGTGGAAACTGCAGGACGTATGAACCTGCGAACTGTCCGGGGTGGCGTGTTGATACCGGGGTCCATGCAATAACAGAACTTATTTACGGCCCGCTAAAGCAATTGAAGCGCTATTTCGATCCCGGAAAGTTTCCCGCATTCAGGCAGCATAATGACTACTATCTTCGCAAAAAAGACGGATTGGAAAAATTTCCATCAACGCTCCCCGGATTCTTGAATATGAGCGCTCTTCCTGCAAAAGACAGGATGATCCTTGCAGGAGATCTTCTGAAAACCGTAGTCTCACGCGCCGTTTTTGGGGATAGACAAAAGGCGGTATACGATGTCATATCAAAGCATCAGCTCAGCAAAAGAACGATGCAGTTTGTGAATGCGCTTTCTTATCTGCTAAGCGGACTTTCAATGGAAAAAACATCGGTATCCCGGCTTGTTGAAGGATGCGGATTCAGCTCAGGCGGTAAAAAAGGAATAATCAGGCGTATCGCTGAAATGGCAAACCTTTTTTACAATTCAGGATACCGCTCGCAGGGTTATCCCCTGGGCGGCATACAGTCAATAACAGACGGAGTTATCTCATCGTTTCCGAAAAACGTGATATATCATACAGAAGAAGAAGTCCGGCGGATCGAACAAATCGAAAAAGGTTTTTGTGTTTCAACTCCGGAAGCCGATTATTTTGCGGATAAAATCATCTACTCAGGGGAAGTAAAAAGGCTGCCCGGTATTATCGAGATGCCAGCAGAATGGAGCCAGCAGGTGAAGGAACTTGAGCAGGCAACGGCAATGACAATATGGCTCGGACTTAAGAAACCTCTGAGGGAGTTCAATTATAATGGTTCGGAAGTGTTTTGCGATGTCTGCGATGCTGAAAAAGAATTGTTCTACTGGCTCATGCCTGTGCCAGAGATTGCGCCGCGAAATAAAGGTCTTGTGGGAGTCAGTACGATAATAGACCCGAAAAAATGCCATGATTCTGAGGAAAAGCTTCTCAACACAATATATTCTATAGTGCCTGCAGTAGAGAAAAATATCGAGATGATGCATACACAGATAATGGCTCCGGAGAAGGCATCTGTTTCTCTCAATTGTTTCCCTTCGATCAAAACCCCGGTTAAGGATTTGTATGTTGTGGGAACAGATACCGACATGCGAAGCATGGGTATAACACGCGCAGGATATTCCGTGCTTGAAATGCTAAAATCAATATGA
- the thrC gene encoding threonine synthase, which produces MPLPEFQNDNISEEHKLILMVYVTGFRCFRCGRLHKPYEIERLPIPRCECGSAVDAEYDYKSIKKVILRDEFMRTPPNHWKYWAFMPVKDLSKCISMGEGGTPLLENKRLSKKGRLLIKYEAANPTGSFKDRGSSLEITKTLEFKKKKVALASTGNMGASMAAYAAFAGLECKVFIPDIVGKEKIMQIKAYGAETIPVAGDYSVAMRRAEEFVMSNSDSFLTGDYPWRSEGTKTVGFEIADQLYWHVPDYIVVPVGNGTLIWSIYEAFRELALVGITDKIPGIIGVQVENCAPVADAWEKNLKEIIPVKNPKTIATAIACGDPIDGLAALRAIRDSGGFAIKITDDEALSARNLLSCNGIFVEPSGAVAYAGYIKNKLEGTVVCIATGHGLKDMYGLG; this is translated from the coding sequence ATGCCGCTTCCAGAGTTCCAAAACGATAATATTTCAGAAGAGCATAAATTAATATTAATGGTTTACGTTACAGGTTTTAGATGTTTCAGGTGTGGAAGGCTGCATAAACCCTATGAAATAGAGCGGTTGCCAATTCCGCGGTGTGAGTGCGGCTCGGCTGTGGATGCTGAATATGATTACAAATCCATAAAAAAAGTAATTCTTCGTGATGAATTCATGCGTACTCCCCCGAACCACTGGAAATACTGGGCTTTCATGCCTGTAAAAGACCTTTCAAAGTGCATTTCAATGGGTGAAGGAGGAACACCTCTTCTTGAAAATAAGAGACTCTCAAAAAAAGGACGCTTGCTCATAAAATACGAAGCTGCAAACCCCACAGGCTCTTTTAAAGATCGGGGTTCCTCTCTTGAAATAACAAAAACACTTGAGTTCAAGAAGAAAAAAGTAGCGCTTGCATCCACTGGCAACATGGGTGCTTCCATGGCTGCGTATGCGGCTTTTGCTGGCCTCGAATGCAAAGTGTTCATTCCCGATATCGTGGGAAAAGAAAAGATCATGCAGATAAAAGCATATGGTGCAGAAACGATACCTGTTGCCGGGGATTATTCTGTGGCCATGAGGCGTGCCGAAGAATTTGTGATGTCAAACAGCGATTCATTCCTGACAGGAGATTATCCATGGCGCAGCGAAGGCACAAAGACAGTAGGGTTTGAAATAGCAGATCAGTTGTACTGGCATGTTCCCGATTATATTGTAGTGCCGGTTGGTAACGGAACACTGATATGGAGCATTTATGAAGCCTTCCGCGAGCTTGCTCTTGTTGGAATAACCGATAAAATACCGGGGATAATAGGCGTACAGGTTGAAAATTGTGCGCCAGTGGCCGATGCCTGGGAAAAGAACTTAAAAGAAATAATCCCTGTAAAAAATCCCAAAACAATAGCAACAGCCATTGCATGCGGGGATCCGATAGATGGCCTGGCAGCCCTTCGGGCGATAAGGGATTCAGGAGGCTTTGCCATAAAAATTACGGACGATGAGGCGCTATCTGCACGTAATTTGCTTTCCTGTAACGGGATTTTTGTTGAACCCAGCGGCGCTGTTGCATATGCCGGATATATAAAGAATAAGCTGGAAGGCACAGTTGTTTGTATTGCTACGGGACATGGATTAAAGGATATGTATGGGCTGGGATGA
- a CDS encoding recombinase RecF, with protein sequence MVKSSLKKVFIKNFKSLHDCEIDIGKMNVVVGANASGKSNLIEAFRLLKKIYADKESFPFLEWWGYDNVVWQRKEELPIIIGLLFDIEGYDVYFETSFTGVGQKFQILREVLDIKGYVKFEKEGEWLLIIHDTDFIETIIRNLNGYKSMHGGFYGAKKTLKKEKNQLIKEKKIRVDIEQRLFDSIRNMSWEGRRLTEKKTLNLYMISHIVAPRRFGKDEKSESITTLCPVIYDKEDGYHLEGPLFSYASTTILSTLSKQLILYPLNIRLMKVPQPFRREEIPKEDGSNIASVYHTIYLKEGKIPEEIYNPFSMIFPKIDVRPHITDDGRVMIKFFEDGFELLPPNTSDGFYKLLALLIAIYLKPPLLIVDEIENSLHPSTLELILDTIKIGDTQAIITTHSPVVVDMTELNNIILVEIEQGESKFKRIKDPDKIREFLIEKGITFSEGWIYGDLLKTEQ encoded by the coding sequence ATGGTAAAATCGTCTCTAAAGAAGGTTTTTATTAAGAATTTCAAAAGTCTTCATGATTGTGAAATCGATATTGGAAAGATGAATGTAGTTGTGGGGGCTAATGCTTCGGGGAAATCAAATTTAATTGAAGCATTCAGGTTATTGAAAAAGATTTATGCAGATAAAGAGAGTTTCCCATTTTTAGAATGGTGGGGTTATGACAATGTCGTATGGCAGAGAAAGGAAGAATTGCCCATAATTATTGGGCTGCTTTTTGATATTGAAGGTTATGATGTCTATTTTGAGACAAGTTTTACTGGAGTTGGGCAGAAATTCCAGATTTTGCGAGAAGTTTTAGATATTAAAGGATATGTGAAGTTTGAAAAAGAAGGCGAATGGCTATTGATCATTCATGATACTGATTTTATAGAAACTATTATTAGAAACTTAAATGGATATAAATCAATGCATGGAGGATTCTACGGAGCTAAAAAGACACTAAAAAAGGAGAAGAATCAATTAATAAAAGAGAAAAAAATTCGGGTTGATATAGAACAGAGGCTTTTCGATTCAATCAGAAATATGTCATGGGAGGGGCGTAGGCTTACCGAAAAAAAAACATTGAACCTGTATATGATATCCCACATTGTTGCTCCGAGACGTTTCGGAAAAGATGAAAAATCTGAGTCAATTACAACATTATGTCCGGTTATCTATGACAAAGAAGATGGTTATCATTTAGAAGGTCCACTTTTTTCGTATGCATCAACAACAATACTTTCAACTTTAAGCAAACAATTGATTTTATATCCGCTCAATATTCGGCTAATGAAAGTTCCTCAACCTTTTAGAAGAGAAGAAATTCCCAAAGAAGATGGAAGCAATATTGCAAGTGTATATCACACCATTTATCTCAAAGAAGGAAAAATTCCTGAAGAGATATACAATCCTTTTTCAATGATTTTTCCAAAAATAGATGTGCGTCCACATATTACTGATGACGGTAGGGTCATGATAAAATTCTTTGAAGATGGTTTTGAACTTTTACCACCCAACACCTCCGATGGATTTTATAAGCTATTAGCGCTGCTGATAGCTATTTACTTAAAACCACCTTTGCTTATAGTCGATGAAATTGAGAATTCCCTGCATCCTTCAACATTAGAACTCATTTTGGATACAATAAAAATAGGCGATACACAGGCAATAATAACCACCCATTCGCCTGTTGTAGTTGATATGACAGAGCTAAATAATATTATTCTTGTCGAAATAGAACAAGGAGAATCAAAATTTAAACGTATAAAAGACCCTGATAAAATAAGGGAGTTCTTAATAGAAAAGGGTATAACGTTCAGCGAGGGCTGGATTTACGGAGATCTATTAAAGACCGAACAGTAG